One stretch of Vibrio nitrifigilis DNA includes these proteins:
- the trmH gene encoding tRNA (guanosine(18)-2'-O)-methyltransferase TrmH, giving the protein MNSERYARIQQVLKARQPDLTLCLEQVHKPNNVSAVIRTADATGLHKIHAVWPNDSMRTLSHTSAGARNWVEVETHDTIEEAVTTLKSEGMQVLITNLSDTAVDFRDIDYTKPTAIILGSEKTGISQQALELADQDIVIPMVGMVQSLNVSVASALILYEAQRQRQLAGLYDRDKSALDEETIQRILFERGHPVLAKVAKRKKLPYPPLDDEGQIVADPSWWQEMQRK; this is encoded by the coding sequence ATGAATTCCGAACGCTACGCTCGTATTCAACAAGTGCTAAAAGCACGTCAACCTGATCTCACGCTCTGCTTAGAGCAAGTTCACAAGCCTAATAACGTTTCTGCGGTCATTCGCACCGCCGATGCTACAGGTCTTCATAAAATCCACGCAGTATGGCCAAACGACAGTATGCGCACTCTTTCGCATACCTCTGCAGGCGCTCGTAACTGGGTTGAAGTAGAAACCCACGACACCATTGAAGAAGCGGTGACCACTCTAAAAAGCGAAGGTATGCAAGTACTGATCACCAACCTATCAGACACTGCAGTTGATTTTAGAGACATCGATTATACCAAGCCGACAGCAATCATTTTGGGGAGTGAAAAAACCGGAATTTCACAACAAGCACTCGAACTGGCAGACCAGGATATTGTGATCCCTATGGTCGGCATGGTTCAATCATTGAATGTATCGGTAGCCAGTGCTTTGATTCTGTATGAGGCACAACGCCAGCGCCAATTAGCTGGACTATATGACCGTGATAAAAGTGCGTTAGATGAAGAAACGATTCAGCGTATCCTATTTGAGCGTGGTCATCCGGTATTAGCGAAAGTGGCTAAACGTAAAAAGCTCCCTTATCCACCCCTTGATGACGAAGGCCAAATTGTCGCGGACCCTTCTTGGTGGCAAGAGATGCAACGTAAATAG
- the recG gene encoding ATP-dependent DNA helicase RecG, producing the protein MSQLLSAVPLTSLSGVGAKVAEKLEKIGLVSVQDLLFHLPLRYEDRTRIYPIIKLHPGIWAAVQGKVMAVDTIFGRRKMLTVRISDGNGTLTLRFFNFTAGMKNNFTEGKLVHAYGEIKRGNGGLEIIHPDYKFYAPAQKPDVEPNLTPVYPTTDGLRQITLRNLTDQALELLDKAAVQELLPSGLYDHQMTMGQALHIIHRPPADIDLSLFDEGRHPAQIRLIMEELLAQNLSMLSVRSQGQLEQSFPLPEANELKQKLLSQLPFSPTNAQARVVKEIEQDLVKPHPMMRLVQGDVGSGKTLVAALAAVRSIAHGYQVVLMAPTELLAEQHAINFAGWFEQLGIQVGWLAGKLKGKAKDTELARIESGEAQMVVGTHALFQEHVNFKNLALVIIDEQHRFGVHQRLELREKGVKQGAVPHQLIMTATPIPRTLAMTAYADLETSVIDELPPGRTPIQTVAIPDTKRDTIIERVRHACLTEGKQAYWVCTLIDESEVLEAQAAADIAEELQRTLPDVKIGLVHGRMKAAEKQEVMRSFKANELHLLVATTVIEVGVDVPNASLMIIENPERLGLAQLHQLRGRVGRGSVASHCVLLYHAPLSKTAQKRLGVLRESNDGFVIAQRDLEIRGPGELLGTKQTGMADFKIADLMRDQRLIPEVQRISRHIHDNFPQHAQAIIDRWLGNRDMYSKA; encoded by the coding sequence ATGTCCCAATTGCTTTCCGCTGTTCCACTGACGTCACTCTCTGGTGTAGGAGCAAAAGTCGCGGAAAAACTGGAAAAAATTGGTTTAGTCTCTGTACAGGATCTCCTGTTTCACTTGCCTCTTCGTTACGAAGATCGCACCCGTATCTATCCCATCATAAAACTGCATCCTGGAATTTGGGCTGCGGTACAAGGCAAGGTGATGGCAGTCGATACCATTTTTGGTCGACGTAAAATGCTGACAGTGCGAATCAGTGATGGTAACGGTACGCTAACACTACGCTTTTTTAATTTCACCGCAGGGATGAAGAACAATTTTACTGAAGGTAAGTTGGTACATGCCTATGGCGAAATTAAACGCGGTAATGGTGGCTTGGAAATTATTCATCCAGACTACAAATTTTACGCACCAGCACAGAAGCCCGATGTTGAGCCCAACCTCACCCCTGTCTATCCTACGACAGATGGATTACGCCAAATCACTCTACGTAACCTTACCGACCAAGCGCTTGAATTACTCGATAAAGCCGCCGTTCAGGAATTATTACCATCAGGGCTTTATGACCATCAGATGACCATGGGACAGGCTCTACACATTATTCACCGTCCACCAGCCGATATCGACCTCTCTTTATTTGATGAAGGGCGCCATCCAGCTCAAATTCGTTTAATTATGGAAGAACTGCTGGCACAGAACCTATCAATGCTCTCTGTACGCAGCCAAGGACAATTGGAACAGTCATTCCCGTTGCCTGAAGCCAACGAGCTAAAGCAGAAACTTCTAAGCCAACTGCCATTTAGCCCGACCAATGCACAGGCTCGTGTTGTTAAAGAGATTGAGCAAGATTTAGTCAAACCTCACCCCATGATGCGTCTAGTACAGGGTGATGTTGGTTCAGGTAAAACCCTAGTCGCAGCACTTGCTGCGGTAAGATCTATCGCCCATGGTTATCAGGTTGTTCTAATGGCTCCCACGGAACTATTAGCCGAGCAGCACGCCATTAACTTTGCGGGTTGGTTTGAACAATTGGGGATTCAAGTCGGCTGGTTAGCCGGCAAATTAAAAGGGAAAGCAAAAGACACTGAGCTTGCTCGTATCGAAAGTGGTGAAGCACAAATGGTGGTGGGTACCCATGCTCTTTTCCAAGAACATGTGAACTTTAAAAATCTGGCGCTAGTCATTATTGATGAACAGCATCGCTTTGGTGTGCATCAGCGTTTAGAGCTACGCGAAAAAGGGGTTAAGCAAGGCGCTGTACCGCATCAATTGATCATGACGGCAACGCCCATTCCACGTACATTAGCGATGACCGCTTACGCGGATTTAGAAACCTCAGTGATCGACGAACTACCGCCAGGACGAACGCCCATTCAGACCGTGGCGATTCCAGATACTAAACGAGACACCATTATTGAGCGAGTACGCCACGCCTGCTTAACTGAAGGTAAACAAGCCTATTGGGTATGTACTTTAATTGATGAATCTGAAGTATTAGAAGCACAAGCGGCAGCAGATATTGCCGAAGAACTACAACGAACTCTGCCTGATGTAAAAATCGGTCTGGTACATGGACGTATGAAAGCTGCTGAAAAGCAGGAAGTGATGCGTTCCTTTAAAGCCAATGAGCTGCACTTGCTGGTTGCGACCACCGTTATCGAAGTTGGTGTGGATGTACCCAATGCGAGCTTAATGATCATCGAAAACCCAGAGCGTCTTGGCCTTGCTCAATTACACCAGTTGCGTGGACGCGTTGGACGAGGTTCGGTTGCCAGTCACTGTGTTTTGCTCTATCACGCACCACTATCTAAAACGGCCCAAAAACGCTTGGGGGTACTACGCGAAAGTAACGATGGGTTTGTCATCGCTCAACGTGATTTAGAAATTCGTGGTCCGGGAGAATTGCTGGGGACGAAACAAACAGGGATGGCCGATTTTAAGATTGCCGACCTTATGCGTGATCAGCGATTAATTCCTGAGGTGCAACGTATTTCTCGTCACATTCACGATAATTTCCCACAACATGCTCAAGCAATTATTGATCGTTGGTTAGGCAATCGAGATATGTACTCCAAAGCGTAA
- a CDS encoding uracil-xanthine permease family protein, with protein sequence MTTNNAGRKSELVYQLNDRPPLPQTIFAALQHLLAMFVAVITPSLIICQTLGVSPEQTNTIISMSLFASGVSSFIQIRTIGPIGSGLLSIQGTSFNFLGPIIGAGLSLKQGGADVPTMMSAIFGTILFASLAEILLSRVLEFAQRIITPLVSGIVVTLIGLTLINVGLISMGGGYSAMGNHTFGSLHNLALAGTVLAMIVILNRSRNPYIRVSSIVIAMLVGYIMAYFMGMIDFSKQHQNDLFALPIPMQFGLSFDWSLFIPLVLIFLITALEAIGDITATSEVSGEPVKGPIYMKRLKGGVLADGFNSALAAFFNSFPNSTFSQNNGIIMLTGVASRYVGYFIAGMLVLLGLFPGVASFVQMIPEPVLGGATIVMFGTIAAAGVRIISRVELDRRAVLIMALSFSMGLGISQKPEILQFMPEFIKNLFSTGIAAGGITAIILNIILPEHMAEKDDVENA encoded by the coding sequence ATGACTACCAACAACGCCGGACGTAAATCCGAATTGGTTTACCAACTTAATGACAGACCGCCATTACCTCAAACCATCTTTGCGGCATTACAGCACCTGCTCGCTATGTTCGTTGCTGTGATCACCCCTTCACTGATCATTTGTCAAACTCTCGGCGTCTCCCCAGAGCAGACCAATACGATTATCAGTATGTCGCTTTTTGCCTCAGGTGTTTCATCCTTTATTCAAATCAGAACCATCGGTCCTATCGGTTCTGGCCTACTTTCAATTCAAGGCACCAGCTTTAACTTTTTAGGTCCAATTATTGGTGCAGGATTATCTTTAAAGCAGGGTGGTGCTGATGTGCCAACCATGATGTCAGCCATTTTTGGCACCATCTTATTCGCCTCTTTGGCAGAAATTTTGCTGTCTCGCGTATTAGAGTTTGCACAACGCATTATCACACCGCTGGTCTCTGGCATCGTAGTTACACTGATTGGCCTAACTCTGATTAATGTGGGTCTTATCTCTATGGGTGGTGGCTACTCAGCAATGGGAAATCACACTTTTGGCAGTCTGCATAACTTGGCCCTAGCAGGCACAGTGTTAGCAATGATTGTGATTTTAAACCGTTCGCGCAATCCATATATTCGCGTATCCTCAATCGTCATTGCCATGCTAGTGGGATACATCATGGCTTACTTTATGGGTATGATCGATTTTTCTAAACAACACCAAAATGATTTATTCGCCCTGCCGATTCCAATGCAGTTTGGTTTGAGCTTTGATTGGTCGCTGTTTATTCCTCTCGTGCTCATCTTTCTGATTACAGCACTGGAAGCAATCGGTGATATTACTGCAACCTCAGAAGTATCCGGAGAGCCAGTAAAAGGCCCTATTTACATGAAACGCCTCAAAGGTGGTGTTTTGGCAGATGGTTTTAACTCGGCATTAGCAGCTTTCTTCAACAGTTTTCCAAACTCAACCTTCAGTCAAAACAACGGCATCATCATGTTAACTGGTGTAGCAAGCCGTTATGTGGGTTACTTTATCGCAGGTATGCTGGTTCTTCTTGGGTTATTCCCAGGCGTTGCAAGCTTTGTACAAATGATTCCTGAACCAGTATTAGGCGGTGCAACTATCGTTATGTTTGGTACGATTGCAGCAGCGGGTGTCCGGATTATTTCACGTGTTGAATTGGATCGCCGCGCAGTACTGATCATGGCACTATCATTCTCAATGGGTCTTGGCATCTCACAAAAACCGGAGATACTTCAATTCATGCCTGAGTTTATTAAGAACCTGTTCTCGACTGGTATTGCAGCAGGCGGTATCACGGCCATCATCTTAAATATCATATTGCCAGAACATATGGCGGAAAAAGATGACGTTGAGAATGCGTAA
- the ompR gene encoding osmolarity response regulator transcription factor OmpR translates to MQESYKILVVDDDARLRALLERYLSEQGFQVRSVANSEQMDRLLTRETFHLMVLDLMLPGEDGLSICRRLRNANNMLPILMLTAKGDEIDRIVGLEVGADDYLPKPFNPRELLARIKAVLRRQVMEAPGAPSSEESVVEFGEFRLNLGTREMYRGNEPMPLTSGEFAVLKALVLNAREPLSRDKLMNMARGREYSAMERSIDVQISRLRRMLEVDPSKPRYIQTVWGLGYVFVPDGKLK, encoded by the coding sequence ATGCAAGAAAGTTATAAAATTCTGGTTGTCGATGATGATGCTCGCCTGAGAGCTTTGCTAGAACGTTATTTGTCAGAACAAGGTTTTCAAGTTCGTAGTGTTGCTAACAGCGAACAGATGGACCGCTTGTTAACTCGCGAAACGTTCCATTTGATGGTACTGGATTTAATGTTGCCTGGTGAGGATGGGTTATCGATCTGTCGCCGTCTTCGCAATGCTAACAATATGCTACCTATTTTGATGCTGACGGCGAAAGGCGATGAAATCGACCGTATCGTTGGCTTAGAGGTTGGGGCAGATGATTATCTACCGAAGCCTTTCAATCCTCGCGAGTTGCTTGCTCGCATCAAAGCGGTGTTACGTCGCCAAGTGATGGAGGCGCCAGGAGCGCCAAGTTCAGAGGAGTCTGTGGTTGAATTCGGCGAGTTTCGCCTGAATTTGGGAACGCGTGAAATGTACCGCGGCAACGAACCTATGCCACTCACTTCCGGAGAGTTTGCAGTATTGAAAGCATTAGTACTGAATGCGAGAGAACCTCTATCGCGTGACAAACTAATGAATATGGCTCGAGGCCGTGAATACTCTGCGATGGAGCGGTCTATAGACGTGCAAATTTCTCGCTTGCGTCGCATGTTAGAAGTTGATCCTAGTAAGCCACGCTATATTCAAACTGTTTGGGGACTTGGTTATGTATTTGTCCCTGATGGTAAGCTTAAATAG
- the greB gene encoding transcription elongation factor GreB — translation MKTKLITREGYDKLKEEHDFLWNERRPEITKIVTWAASLGDRSENADYQYNKRLLRQIDRRVRFLRKFLPEVKVVDYSPEQDGKVFFGAWVEIENEAGEVKTFRIVGPEEIYGDAKDYISIDSPMARALLKKEVDDDVEVNTPLGVKTWFINKIEYPGANN, via the coding sequence GTGAAAACCAAACTGATTACCCGTGAAGGTTACGACAAACTCAAAGAAGAGCATGATTTCCTGTGGAACGAACGGCGTCCTGAAATCACTAAAATAGTGACTTGGGCTGCAAGTTTGGGCGATCGTTCTGAGAACGCTGATTACCAGTACAACAAGCGTTTACTGCGTCAAATTGATCGTCGAGTACGCTTTCTACGTAAGTTTCTGCCGGAAGTTAAAGTTGTTGATTATTCGCCAGAACAAGATGGCAAAGTATTCTTTGGTGCTTGGGTTGAGATTGAAAATGAAGCGGGTGAGGTAAAAACATTTAGAATTGTTGGTCCAGAAGAGATTTATGGTGATGCTAAAGACTATATTTCCATTGATTCGCCAATGGCTCGTGCACTGTTGAAAAAAGAAGTGGATGATGACGTTGAAGTGAACACGCCTCTAGGAGTTAAAACCTGGTTTATCAATAAAATAGAGTATCCTGGGGCCAATAACTAA
- a CDS encoding GGDEF domain-containing protein — MENLVPHNNDNAPMSPVLFRRLLLFAMFCFSAIWLIDEWGGVIANFERWSYPACIALFAGLYFLSFTQRLTEKTLHFSAYIIVASYLILTSIWHHMGTNGMFSNAAQWLGLNYVIAYLFLEVRRAVPTTVVVYVITIVGHFWALRQYNSFDDTMSVVLKIGLAHLAYVVLLGTALKLRIDNYSHKARACALEYYIKVDPLTNLLNRRGIESAIEEKDLERVYYRHHYAILILDIDHFKRVNDELGHLMGDDVLVKVANTLLSVTCEHDIVGRWGGEEFLIVSHSTSQREVMQLAEKIRHSISTISIDDVPPITVSIGVSFSEEAPTFIQCLDIADNNLYCAKHGGRNQVVASPHFELSPIFAS; from the coding sequence ATGGAAAATTTGGTACCTCACAACAACGACAACGCACCAATGTCTCCGGTTCTATTCCGTCGTTTGCTTCTTTTCGCTATGTTCTGTTTTTCAGCGATTTGGCTTATTGATGAATGGGGTGGTGTTATAGCGAACTTTGAGCGCTGGTCCTATCCGGCTTGCATCGCTTTGTTTGCTGGGCTCTATTTTCTCAGTTTCACCCAGAGGCTCACCGAAAAAACATTACACTTTAGCGCGTATATCATTGTTGCGTCTTATCTTATTCTTACCAGTATCTGGCATCACATGGGAACCAACGGCATGTTTTCTAATGCCGCGCAGTGGTTAGGGTTAAATTATGTGATTGCCTATCTATTTTTAGAAGTGCGTAGAGCCGTACCAACGACAGTCGTGGTGTATGTTATTACTATCGTCGGGCACTTCTGGGCGTTAAGACAATACAATAGTTTTGATGACACCATGAGTGTGGTTCTAAAAATCGGATTAGCTCATTTAGCTTATGTTGTTTTGCTCGGTACCGCATTAAAACTGCGTATTGATAACTACAGCCATAAGGCTCGTGCTTGTGCTTTGGAATATTACATTAAGGTTGATCCATTAACGAATTTGCTTAATCGACGTGGCATTGAAAGTGCAATTGAAGAGAAAGATCTGGAGCGAGTCTATTATCGTCATCATTACGCTATTTTGATTTTGGATATTGACCACTTCAAACGGGTAAACGATGAATTAGGCCATCTGATGGGGGATGACGTTTTAGTTAAAGTTGCCAATACTCTTTTATCGGTTACCTGTGAACACGATATTGTTGGGCGTTGGGGCGGCGAAGAGTTCCTCATTGTCTCTCATAGCACCTCTCAACGTGAGGTTATGCAATTAGCAGAGAAGATTCGTCATTCGATTTCGACGATTAGCATTGACGATGTCCCTCCGATTACAGTCAGCATTGGTGTTAGTTTTAGTGAAGAAGCTCCAACCTTTATTCAATGTCTTGATATCGCTGATAACAACCTTTATTGCGCAAAACATGGCGGCCGTAACCAAGTTGTCGCTAGTCCTCACTTCGAACTCTCACCGATCTTTGCTTCCTAA
- a CDS encoding Tex family protein, whose translation MSQAICHMIAQELNVRSEQVIAAVKLIDDGNTVPFIARYRKEVTGGLDDTQLRNLDSRLSYLRELDERRQTILKSIEDQGKLTPELNKEILDADSKTRLEDLYLPYKPKRRTKGQIAIEAGLEPLADTLWNHPQTDPETEAQNYLNSEHNIDDTKAALDGARAIIMERIAEDANLLETIRQYLTRNGELVSRVITGKEQEGEKFKDYFEHHEPIAKVPSHRALAMLRGRNEGFLSLNLNADPGQEESVRQSYCETLIAEHYHIHLSEAPADNWRKQVISWAWRIKVSMHMETELMSAMKERAEIEAIDVFATNLKDLLMAAPAGPKATLGLDPGLRTGCKVAVVDATGKVLATDTIYPHPPQKQYDKAMQSVARLIKQFNVDLIAIGNGTASRETDAFTADLLKQAGLNIQKVTVSEAGASVYSASELAANEFPDMDVSLRGAVSIARRLQDPLAELVKIDPKSIGVGQYQHDVSQSLLSKRLDAVVEDCVNAVGVDLNTASPALLTRVAGLSTNLAQNIVNYRDENGRFNSRSELKKVARLGPKAFEQCAGFLRIMDGKNPLDASAVHPEAYPVVKNIAEHNNQAVKTLIGNSEFLRNLNAVDYTNENFGVPTITDIIKELDKPGRDPRPEFKTATFADGITEVSDLEPGMILEGVVSNVANFGAFVDIGVHQDGLVHISALTDRFVSDPREVVKAGDIVKVKVMEIDVQRKRIGLSMRLNDEPGQDNRSQGRTSPAPSKKSQPRQRRNEDTSGGAMSGAFAAAFAKAKR comes from the coding sequence ATGAGCCAAGCTATCTGTCATATGATTGCTCAAGAACTGAATGTGCGTTCTGAGCAAGTTATCGCTGCCGTAAAACTGATTGATGACGGCAACACCGTTCCTTTTATCGCGCGCTACCGTAAAGAAGTCACTGGGGGACTTGATGATACCCAGCTACGTAATTTAGATAGTCGTTTATCTTATTTACGGGAGCTGGATGAACGTCGCCAAACGATTTTAAAGTCGATAGAAGATCAAGGGAAATTAACCCCAGAACTGAATAAAGAGATTCTCGATGCCGACAGTAAAACACGTCTTGAAGATCTCTACCTGCCCTATAAGCCTAAACGCCGCACAAAAGGTCAAATAGCGATTGAGGCCGGACTAGAGCCTCTTGCAGACACTTTATGGAACCATCCACAAACGGATCCAGAAACCGAAGCGCAAAATTACCTAAATAGCGAACATAATATTGATGATACTAAAGCCGCTCTCGACGGAGCGCGAGCGATCATCATGGAACGTATTGCTGAAGATGCAAACCTGTTAGAAACCATTCGCCAATATTTGACTCGCAATGGTGAACTGGTATCACGGGTAATTACCGGTAAAGAGCAAGAAGGTGAGAAATTCAAAGACTACTTCGAACATCACGAGCCAATTGCTAAAGTGCCTTCTCACCGAGCATTAGCAATGTTACGTGGCCGTAATGAAGGATTTCTTTCGCTAAACTTAAATGCCGACCCAGGCCAAGAAGAGTCTGTGCGCCAATCTTACTGTGAAACCTTGATTGCAGAGCATTATCATATCCATCTTAGTGAAGCCCCAGCAGATAACTGGAGAAAACAGGTCATCAGTTGGGCATGGCGCATTAAAGTCTCCATGCACATGGAAACTGAATTGATGAGCGCAATGAAAGAGCGTGCTGAAATTGAAGCCATTGACGTATTTGCCACCAACCTAAAAGACTTGTTAATGGCAGCACCTGCTGGGCCTAAAGCAACCTTGGGGCTCGATCCTGGGTTACGTACCGGTTGTAAAGTCGCTGTGGTTGATGCAACCGGTAAAGTGCTGGCGACAGATACCATCTACCCTCATCCACCACAAAAACAGTATGACAAAGCAATGCAGTCTGTTGCTCGTTTAATCAAACAGTTCAATGTGGACTTAATAGCGATTGGTAATGGTACCGCCTCTCGAGAAACCGATGCTTTCACTGCTGATTTATTGAAGCAAGCCGGCCTCAATATTCAGAAAGTAACCGTAAGCGAAGCTGGTGCATCGGTTTATTCCGCTTCTGAATTAGCCGCGAATGAATTTCCAGATATGGATGTATCGTTACGTGGGGCCGTGTCAATTGCACGCCGCTTGCAGGACCCACTGGCTGAGCTGGTGAAAATCGATCCTAAGTCAATCGGTGTTGGCCAATATCAGCACGATGTAAGCCAATCACTTCTTTCCAAACGTCTTGATGCCGTTGTCGAAGACTGTGTAAACGCGGTTGGGGTTGATCTCAATACCGCATCACCCGCCTTATTAACTCGTGTGGCAGGCCTATCAACGAATCTCGCACAGAACATCGTTAACTACCGCGATGAGAATGGTCGTTTTAACTCACGCAGTGAACTGAAAAAGGTGGCTCGCTTGGGGCCTAAAGCATTTGAACAATGTGCGGGTTTCTTGCGCATTATGGATGGTAAAAACCCATTGGATGCATCCGCGGTACACCCTGAAGCCTATCCTGTCGTGAAAAATATTGCTGAACACAACAATCAAGCCGTCAAAACCCTGATTGGTAATAGCGAGTTCTTACGCAATCTTAATGCGGTCGATTACACTAATGAAAATTTCGGTGTACCAACGATTACCGATATCATCAAAGAACTCGACAAACCCGGCCGAGATCCACGTCCAGAGTTTAAAACCGCAACCTTTGCCGATGGCATTACCGAAGTCTCTGATTTAGAGCCCGGAATGATACTAGAAGGTGTAGTGTCGAACGTGGCTAACTTTGGCGCATTCGTTGATATTGGTGTGCACCAAGATGGTTTGGTTCATATTTCTGCCTTAACGGACCGCTTTGTTTCTGATCCTCGGGAAGTCGTCAAAGCAGGCGATATCGTTAAAGTCAAAGTGATGGAAATAGACGTACAACGTAAGCGTATTGGTTTATCAATGCGATTAAACGATGAACCTGGCCAAGATAATCGCAGCCAAGGTCGCACTAGTCCGGCACCAAGCAAGAAATCACAACCTCGCCAGCGCCGCAATGAGGACACCTCTGGTGGTGCAATGAGTGGGGCATTTGCCGCCGCTTTTGCGAAAGCAAAACGCTAA
- a CDS encoding ATP-dependent Lon protease: MIVSPTNVNVPLIAPSVNVQTEQVARDNKVREPVVPAEELARSNAERQIKEDEKRRRHSSWDPSEHPGYEADEQSEAELTREREEETKTELNRLFELLALSSYSASQGKGYAMRFRLPRRIIDAVINEGKMARRRTVIKFHYGHAVAPNTPSDVIAVL; this comes from the coding sequence ATGATCGTGTCACCGACAAACGTCAATGTGCCACTCATCGCCCCATCAGTGAATGTGCAAACGGAGCAGGTCGCTCGAGATAATAAAGTCAGAGAGCCAGTTGTACCTGCAGAAGAGCTCGCAAGGTCTAACGCTGAGCGGCAAATTAAAGAAGATGAGAAACGGCGTAGACACTCGTCATGGGATCCTTCCGAGCACCCTGGGTATGAAGCGGATGAGCAATCAGAAGCGGAACTCACGCGTGAACGTGAAGAGGAGACCAAAACAGAGTTAAATCGTCTGTTTGAACTGCTAGCTCTTTCTTCTTATAGTGCCTCTCAAGGTAAAGGCTATGCGATGCGCTTTCGTTTGCCCAGGCGTATCATTGATGCGGTAATCAATGAGGGCAAAATGGCTCGAAGGCGGACAGTAATTAAATTTCATTACGGTCACGCTGTGGCACCCAATACGCCATCCGATGTGATTGCAGTCTTGTAG
- the bioH gene encoding pimeloyl-ACP methyl ester esterase BioH: MSSELYWQVTGTGQNIVLLHGWGMNGAVWQQSADELSQYCRVHVVDLPGYGYSSERVELELDTIAKAILEQAPKDAIWVGWSLGGLVASHIALHYSGYVRQLATVASSPKFAAQRPWRGIQPQVLDNFTEQLTEDFHGTIERFMALQAMGSPSARKDVKVLKQSVLSRPSPNPQALLAGLKLLANVDLRQALTEITVPFLRMYGRLDGLVPIKVSEMLDNQYPKSRSVIFSQSSHAPFMTEPDAFCSELVDFMHNGQ, translated from the coding sequence ATGAGTTCAGAGTTATATTGGCAAGTTACGGGAACCGGACAAAATATCGTTTTACTTCATGGGTGGGGTATGAATGGTGCAGTATGGCAGCAGAGTGCTGATGAGCTTAGCCAATATTGTCGTGTGCATGTGGTTGATTTACCCGGTTATGGCTACAGCTCTGAACGTGTTGAATTAGAGTTAGATACCATAGCAAAAGCCATACTAGAACAAGCGCCTAAAGATGCTATTTGGGTTGGTTGGTCGCTAGGGGGGCTCGTCGCTTCTCATATTGCACTTCACTATTCAGGTTATGTTCGACAACTTGCTACGGTTGCCTCTTCACCTAAATTTGCCGCCCAAAGACCTTGGCGTGGTATTCAACCACAAGTGTTAGATAACTTTACCGAACAATTGACCGAAGATTTTCATGGCACAATAGAGCGCTTCATGGCTTTGCAGGCAATGGGGAGCCCTTCAGCGCGTAAAGACGTGAAGGTATTAAAACAATCGGTTTTGTCTCGCCCTAGCCCTAATCCTCAGGCGCTTTTGGCAGGGCTAAAATTATTAGCAAATGTTGATTTGCGCCAAGCGTTAACGGAAATTACGGTTCCATTTCTAAGAATGTATGGAAGACTGGATGGTTTAGTGCCAATAAAAGTCTCAGAAATGTTGGATAATCAATACCCTAAAAGCCGAAGTGTGATTTTCTCCCAATCTTCCCATGCTCCGTTTATGACCGAACCAGACGCCTTTTGTAGTGAACTCGTCGACTTTATGCATAATGGCCAATAA
- a CDS encoding ComF family protein produces the protein MTRFTSPLCHLCSLSLNNTHSRYCDACLKHFSFEPRCQRCGLPTLEPTDLCGECLASPPQWERLCCIGHYQYPLSQLIHQFKYRRQFWQSKPLAELLIPHISDPAPLITSVPLHWQRYVWRGFNQSDLLARALSHSLNIEYWPGLFIRTRATIQQQGLTRSERQSNLRNAFMINSAYPNHHSHVAIIDDVVTTGSTVEHLARMLYRLGVKRIDIYCLCRTPTTSEP, from the coding sequence ATGACTCGCTTTACCTCTCCCCTGTGTCATTTATGTTCACTTTCATTAAACAACACGCACTCTCGGTATTGTGATGCGTGTTTAAAACATTTTTCGTTTGAACCTAGGTGCCAACGATGCGGGTTACCGACTCTAGAGCCAACTGATCTTTGTGGTGAATGCTTAGCATCACCTCCACAATGGGAACGATTGTGTTGTATTGGTCATTATCAATATCCTCTGAGCCAACTTATCCATCAATTCAAATATCGACGCCAATTTTGGCAATCTAAACCACTCGCTGAGTTGCTTATTCCTCATATTAGTGATCCCGCACCACTTATCACATCGGTGCCTTTACATTGGCAACGGTATGTATGGCGTGGCTTTAATCAAAGTGATTTGCTCGCCAGAGCACTCTCTCATTCTTTAAATATTGAATATTGGCCCGGGCTATTTATACGCACCAGAGCGACGATTCAGCAACAAGGGCTGACTCGTTCAGAACGCCAAAGCAATTTACGTAATGCCTTTATGATCAACTCGGCGTATCCTAACCATCACTCCCATGTGGCGATTATCGATGATGTGGTAACGACAGGAAGCACCGTTGAGCATCTTGCTCGCATGCTCTATCGTTTAGGTGTGAAACGAATTGATATTTATTGTTTATGCCGAACACCAACCACAAGCGAACCTTGA